One Betaproteobacteria bacterium genomic region harbors:
- a CDS encoding mechanosensitive ion channel: MKEFSATLQQLDPTALTAIRIALILAAAWIVAALLRHLIRVFRSRVTLRLADAEASKRAETLSQVFRYIANVALLLIVGMLILSEVGVSVAPILGAAGVVGIAIGFGAQSLVKDYFTGFFILLENQIRQGDVVQIADKSGLVEEVTLRFVRLRDYEGSVHFIPNSLISTVTNMSRSFAHAVIDVRIGYGDDVDTAFGIMRTVAAGLRADPAFAPNIIGDLEIAGVESLAESAVMLRARLKVMPLEQWSVRREYLRRLKHAFGEAGIEIPYPRLTVRGMAEVKSEAREK; the protein is encoded by the coding sequence ATGAAGGAATTTTCGGCTACCCTCCAGCAACTGGATCCGACGGCGCTGACCGCCATACGGATCGCCTTGATCCTGGCGGCGGCGTGGATCGTAGCCGCGCTCCTGCGCCACCTCATCCGCGTGTTTCGTAGCCGCGTGACGTTGCGCCTGGCCGACGCCGAGGCCAGCAAGCGCGCCGAAACGCTCAGCCAGGTGTTCCGCTACATCGCGAACGTCGCGCTGCTGCTGATCGTCGGCATGCTGATCCTGTCCGAGGTCGGCGTGTCGGTGGCGCCGATACTCGGCGCGGCCGGCGTGGTCGGTATCGCCATAGGGTTCGGCGCGCAAAGCCTGGTGAAGGACTACTTCACCGGCTTCTTCATTCTGCTCGAGAACCAGATCCGCCAGGGCGATGTGGTGCAGATCGCGGACAAGTCCGGACTGGTCGAGGAAGTCACGCTGCGCTTCGTGCGCCTGCGCGACTACGAGGGCAGCGTCCATTTCATCCCGAACAGCCTCATCAGCACGGTAACCAATATGAGCCGCAGCTTCGCCCATGCGGTGATCGATGTGCGAATCGGTTATGGCGACGATGTCGACACGGCGTTCGGCATCATGCGCACGGTGGCCGCGGGATTGCGCGCCGATCCCGCCTTCGCGCCGAACATCATCGGCGATCTGGAGATTGCCGGGGTGGAAAGCCTCGCCGAATCGGCGGTCATGCTGCGCGCGCGTCTCAAGGTGATGCCGCTGGAGCAATGGAGCGTGCGACGTGAATACCTGCGCCGGCTCAAGCACGCCTTCGGTGAGGCCGGTATCGAAATACCCTATCCGAGGCTGACCGTGCGCGGCATGGCGGAAGTAAAGAGTGAAGCGCGTGAAAAGTGA
- the treZ gene encoding malto-oligosyltrehalose trehalohydrolase, whose protein sequence is MRYRYSMPFGAELAEDATAHFRLWAPAATEVEVEITQGQNRIGAALAAAEGGWFRGAVGNVHAGARYGFRIDGGLLVPDPASRFNPEDVHAPSMIVDPLAFSWGELAWNGRPWEQAVIYELHVGTFTEKGTFRAAIERLDHLASLGVTAIELMPLADFPGTRNWGYDGVLPFAPDASYGTPEDLKLLVQCAHARGLMVFVDVVYNHFGPEGNYLNAYAPAFFNPQRHTPWGAAIDFDGPHSRTVRDFFIHNALYWLEEYCMDGLRLDAVHAIVDETQPDFVTELCATVRSRTRPGRHVHIILENERNQARYLGRDAQRQPILATAQWNDDMHHAAHIVLTGESDGYYSDYARAPLWYFGRCLAEGFGYQGEASAFRDGAERGDPSVHLPAAAFVSFLQTHDQVGNRAFGERIGHLAPREKLQAAIACWLLAPAPPMLFMGEEFNASSPFLYFCDFGPELAAAVARGRREEFARFARFADPQARESIADPTDPETFRRSKLHWDDAREPNEYLDLYRRCLAARHQYLMPHLAQQPPSGAFTVDDERVLAVDWALSEGAALHLRANFSAEASARMQRPRGQALFESGPLGADAAGFVRLPAYGVICALETEP, encoded by the coding sequence ATGAGATATAGGTATTCGATGCCGTTCGGCGCCGAGCTCGCCGAAGACGCAACCGCGCATTTCCGGCTGTGGGCGCCGGCGGCAACCGAGGTGGAAGTCGAGATCACCCAGGGCCAGAATCGCATCGGCGCGGCGCTCGCCGCGGCCGAAGGCGGCTGGTTTCGCGGCGCCGTCGGCAACGTGCATGCGGGAGCCCGCTACGGCTTTCGCATCGACGGGGGCCTGCTCGTGCCCGATCCCGCCTCGCGCTTCAATCCCGAGGACGTGCATGCGCCGAGCATGATCGTCGATCCGCTGGCGTTCTCGTGGGGCGAGCTCGCCTGGAACGGCCGCCCGTGGGAGCAGGCGGTGATCTACGAGCTGCACGTCGGCACCTTCACCGAGAAGGGCACCTTCCGCGCCGCCATCGAGCGCCTCGATCACCTCGCCTCGCTGGGCGTGACCGCAATCGAGCTGATGCCGCTGGCGGATTTTCCCGGCACGCGCAACTGGGGTTACGACGGCGTGCTGCCATTCGCGCCCGACGCCTCCTACGGAACGCCCGAAGACCTGAAGCTGCTCGTGCAATGCGCGCATGCACGCGGCCTCATGGTATTCGTCGACGTCGTCTACAACCATTTCGGCCCGGAGGGCAACTACCTCAACGCCTACGCGCCCGCCTTCTTCAACCCGCAGCGGCATACGCCCTGGGGCGCGGCGATCGACTTCGACGGCCCGCACTCGCGCACGGTGCGCGACTTCTTCATCCACAATGCGCTCTACTGGCTGGAGGAGTACTGCATGGACGGGCTGCGGCTCGATGCCGTGCACGCGATCGTCGACGAGACCCAGCCCGATTTCGTCACCGAGCTGTGCGCGACGGTGCGTTCGCGCACGCGCCCCGGGCGGCACGTGCACATCATCCTGGAGAACGAACGCAACCAGGCACGCTATCTGGGGCGCGATGCGCAGCGCCAGCCGATCCTGGCGACCGCGCAGTGGAACGACGACATGCATCATGCCGCCCACATCGTGCTCACCGGCGAGAGCGACGGCTACTATTCGGACTATGCGCGAGCGCCGCTGTGGTATTTCGGCCGCTGTCTGGCCGAGGGCTTCGGCTACCAGGGCGAGGCTTCCGCCTTTCGCGACGGCGCCGAACGCGGCGATCCGAGCGTGCACCTGCCAGCGGCCGCGTTCGTCTCGTTCCTGCAAACGCACGACCAGGTCGGCAACCGCGCGTTCGGCGAGCGCATCGGTCATCTCGCCCCGCGCGAGAAGCTGCAGGCCGCGATTGCGTGCTGGCTGCTCGCGCCGGCGCCGCCGATGCTGTTCATGGGCGAGGAATTCAACGCCTCGAGCCCCTTCCTGTACTTCTGCGACTTCGGACCGGAGCTCGCCGCGGCCGTCGCCCGCGGCCGGCGCGAGGAGTTCGCCCGCTTCGCGCGCTTCGCCGATCCGCAAGCGCGCGAGTCGATCGCCGACCCGACCGATCCCGAAACCTTCCGCCGCTCCAAGCTCCACTGGGACGATGCTCGCGAGCCCAACGAATATCTCGACCTCTATCGCCGCTGCCTGGCTGCACGCCATCAATACCTCATGCCGCACCTGGCGCAGCAGCCCCCGAGCGGCGCGTTCACGGTCGACGACGAGCGCGTGCTGGCGGTCGATTGGGCGCTGAGCGAGGGTGCTGCGCTGCACCTGCGCGCGAACTTTTCCGCCGAGGCAAGCGCACGCATGCAGCGCCCGCGCGGGCAGGCGTTGTTCGAGTCGGGACCGCTCGGCGCCGACGCAGCAGGGTTCGTCCGCCTCCCAGCCTATGGCGTGATCTGCGCGCTGGAAACCGAACCCTGA
- a CDS encoding cupin domain-containing protein, which translates to MAESSISNWKYHGVRVVHGNEVDINTAQTPGMNRAAAITHARTGAEKLWAGTVVIHPKAKTGAHHHGPVESVIYVVSGKARMRWGDNLEFMAEAGPGDFIYVPPYVPHQEINANDDEPLSCVLVRSGQEPVVVNLDIPVVEKPEEVHWVDNIHPAPKA; encoded by the coding sequence ATGGCTGAATCGTCCATATCGAACTGGAAGTATCACGGCGTGCGGGTGGTGCACGGCAACGAGGTCGACATCAATACCGCACAAACACCGGGCATGAACCGCGCCGCCGCGATCACCCATGCCCGCACCGGCGCCGAGAAGCTCTGGGCGGGCACCGTGGTGATCCATCCCAAGGCGAAGACCGGAGCGCATCATCACGGGCCGGTCGAAAGCGTGATCTATGTCGTCAGCGGCAAGGCCCGCATGCGCTGGGGCGACAATCTCGAATTCATGGCCGAGGCCGGTCCAGGCGATTTCATCTATGTCCCGCCCTACGTGCCGCATCAGGAGATCAACGCCAACGACGACGAGCCGCTCTCATGCGTGCTGGTCCGGAGCGGCCAGGAGCCGGTGGTGGTCAACCTCGACATACCGGTGGTGGAAAAGCCGGAGGAAGTGCACTGGGTGGACAACATCCATCCCGCGCCCAAGGCGTGA
- a CDS encoding LLM class flavin-dependent oxidoreductase → MRFGMFGGAQAAASRPGAPMGQGFHDYIEFAVEADALGYHSSFVVEHHFSGWTQVSATLNLLTWLAARTRRLRVGTAVMVLPWHNPVLLAEQTATLDLLSGGRLDLGIGKGYRHNEFLGFAIPAEEADARFDECLDVLLRAWSATSPFSHAGRFWRFRDIIVEPPPAQRPHPPIWMAAGSAESIRKVAQRGFNLLLDQFAGIDLIGERIALFKAEVQAQGRSFDPMRVAVARDVYVARDAADKALALERNARIRRRTIEVARAPGQQRGSHVLAYADAPGGNEAAALYGSPNEIAAQLEALRAAGASYILANMGGASRESLRRFAREIAPAFDTEFEHA, encoded by the coding sequence ATGCGCTTCGGAATGTTCGGCGGCGCCCAGGCTGCCGCGTCCCGACCGGGCGCGCCGATGGGCCAGGGCTTCCACGATTACATCGAATTTGCCGTGGAAGCCGACGCGCTCGGCTACCATAGCTCGTTCGTCGTCGAACACCACTTCAGCGGCTGGACGCAGGTTTCGGCGACGCTGAATCTGCTCACCTGGCTCGCTGCGCGCACGCGCAGGCTGCGCGTCGGCACGGCGGTCATGGTGCTGCCATGGCACAACCCCGTCCTGCTGGCGGAGCAGACCGCAACGCTCGACCTGCTTTCGGGCGGACGGCTCGATCTGGGCATCGGCAAAGGTTATCGTCACAACGAGTTCCTTGGTTTCGCAATCCCGGCCGAAGAGGCCGATGCGCGCTTCGACGAATGTCTGGACGTGCTGCTGCGCGCCTGGAGCGCGACGTCGCCGTTCTCGCATGCCGGCCGCTTCTGGCGCTTCCGGGACATCATCGTCGAGCCGCCGCCGGCACAGCGGCCGCACCCGCCGATCTGGATGGCGGCCGGCAGCGCCGAGTCGATCCGCAAGGTCGCGCAACGCGGATTCAATCTGCTGCTCGATCAGTTCGCCGGCATCGACCTCATCGGCGAGCGGATCGCCCTTTTCAAGGCCGAGGTGCAGGCGCAAGGCCGAAGCTTCGACCCGATGAGGGTCGCGGTGGCGCGCGACGTCTACGTGGCGCGCGATGCGGCCGACAAGGCTCTAGCGCTCGAGCGCAATGCACGCATACGCCGACGCACCATCGAGGTCGCGCGTGCACCGGGGCAGCAGCGCGGCTCGCATGTGCTTGCGTACGCCGATGCGCCGGGCGGCAACGAAGCGGCCGCGCTCTACGGCAGCCCGAACGAGATCGCCGCTCAGCTCGAGGCGCTGCGCGCGGCCGGAGCGAGCTACATCCTGGCCAACATGGGCGGCGCCTCGCGCGAGAGCCTGCGCCGGTTCGCGCGCGAGATTGCGCCCGCATTCGATACGGAGTTCGAGCATGCGTAA
- a CDS encoding damage-inducible protein encodes MNQLSLLGRQAGELLKLRGDTITVAESSAGGIISAALLSLPGASAYFRGGVVTYTRESRKAFLEQAGDPFSGVAPSSEAYALALARCARERLATTWAIGETGATGPTGNRYGYDAGHACIAVAGPIELSAMIETRTANRELNMWSFASAALDLLYKALQQAGGASAGTRRT; translated from the coding sequence ATGAACCAGTTGTCGCTACTCGGCCGCCAGGCCGGCGAATTGCTCAAGCTGCGCGGGGATACGATTACAGTCGCCGAATCGTCGGCGGGCGGCATCATCAGTGCCGCACTGCTTTCACTGCCCGGCGCGTCGGCATACTTTCGCGGCGGGGTCGTCACCTACACGCGCGAATCGCGCAAGGCCTTCCTGGAGCAGGCCGGCGATCCGTTCTCCGGCGTTGCGCCGAGCAGCGAGGCGTACGCGCTGGCATTGGCCCGCTGCGCGCGCGAACGGCTCGCAACCACCTGGGCGATCGGCGAGACCGGCGCCACCGGACCCACCGGCAATCGCTACGGTTACGACGCGGGCCACGCCTGCATCGCGGTGGCCGGGCCGATCGAGCTCTCGGCCATGATCGAAACGCGCACGGCCAACCGCGAGCTCAACATGTGGAGCTTCGCCTCGGCTGCGCTGGACCTGTTGTACAAGGCGCTGCAGCAGGCCGGGGGCGCGAGCGCCGGCACCCGGCGCACCTAA
- a CDS encoding malto-oligosyltrehalose synthase has translation MNDKLLELARAYGVILEYYDIWGQQHHTGEHALRSVLQAMGIEAADDAAVEASLTRTQQARWARVLPPATVVRRDASPWTIRLQLPAASLGDELAWTVREEDGDRHEGRLQPASLHSIERVSVAGCDYVALEWRLAFELPFGYHHVRVRHGEADSTEMRTDMLLAVTPERCYCPPALQGEGRVWGATCQLYGVRSERNWGIGDFTDLMTLVQQWGTRGGGVIGLNPLHALYPHNPAHASPYSPSSRLFKNWIYIDVEACADFHASEEARALVRSAVFQTRLKSLREAELLDYPAVAAAKRQVLDLLYAYFRKHHIERGTEHARRFRGFQAEGGEALRRHALFDALQESLSRESTDVWGWPVWPQAFRDPASEAVAAFCAERLDRVEFFEYLQWQVDIQYGAAARRSFELGLGVGIYEDLAVSIDRGGAEAWANQDIYATTAGVGAPPDDFAPNGQNWGLPPMIPHRLEARAYEPFIATLRANMRHSGALRIDHVMGLMRLFWVPPDGKAAEGAYVRYPFEDLLGLTALESERNRCLVIGEDLGTVPDEAREALARTGVLSYRLLYFERQPGGEFKSPRDYPAQAIVAASTHDLPTLAGWWEGRDLSLRSQLGLFPNEAMREAQIVGRAQDRARLLLALERENLLPQGVAPDPVAVPAMTPALSAAIHAYLAATPAKVMVLQLEDVAGSADQANLPGTTDQYPNWRRKLPLELERFLDEERFVRSAQTLATVRPRSHVLAQPRPQGAQAVIPRCTYRLQLHREFDFSRATALIPYLAALGVSHVYCSPYLRARAGSQHGYDIIDHAALNPEIGNRDDFEHFVAELKRHGMGQILDMVPNHMGVMGRDNAWWMDLLENGPASAYADYFDVDWRPIDPEFANRIVLPVLGDHYGAVLERAELRLEFEPAAGSFAVFYYEHRFPIDPREYPRILDRAVRSLGSGELDPDAQAGLESLIASLHHLPAREATEPEAIAERTRDKEVHKRRLGRMVASQPVLGEAIERSVRFINGANSEPDRFRALHELLDAQAYRLAYWRVAGDDINYRRFFDINDLAALRMENDAAFEATHRFVLELAAAGQVDGLRIDHPDGLFEPARYFRKLQERYIQLAFAAGSAPPPDAAARPLYVVVEKIIAPHEHLPESWPVYGTTGYRFANVVNGVFVDTEARERVHRAWKAFVGDESAAFIEACYRGKRIVLTSALAGELAVLSRRLLHLARADRRTRDYTVNTLQRAVTEVIGYFPVYRTYIADSISKQDRRYIEWAIGRAREHGRGADASVFDFLRSILLQQLPTDAPEALKAECRAITMRFQQLTSPVAAKGIEDTAFYNFNRLVSLNDVGGDPDQFGMRVSAFHGASADRAAKWPHTLLATSTHDNKRSEDVRARIDVISEMPAAWRLLVRRWSRLNRARKRNINGAVGPSRNDEYLLYQTLIGSFPADCTDEALAAYRGRIEGYMVKAAREAKVRTSWLNVNEPYEAALIEFVRGLLGRSTGNLFLDDLAAQARAFAWYGALNSLSMAVIKLTSPGVPDIFQGNETLDYSLVDPDNRRPVDYEHRLRMLAALQRMSARAGEKLGEAVRALVESAWDGRAKMWVVLRSLGLRRSSPELFSHGDYLPVKLTGAREQHALAYARRHGESGILVVCARMFASLGVDVGSAPVGAALWQDTVVDASMLPAGAELTDLITGARFQATDGRLDLGRVFDYFPGAILHYDTQAR, from the coding sequence ATGAACGACAAGCTGCTCGAGCTGGCGCGCGCATACGGCGTCATTCTCGAGTACTACGATATCTGGGGACAGCAGCATCACACCGGGGAGCACGCGTTGCGTTCGGTCCTGCAAGCCATGGGGATCGAGGCCGCCGACGATGCCGCCGTCGAGGCATCACTCACGCGCACGCAGCAGGCGCGCTGGGCACGCGTCCTGCCGCCGGCAACCGTCGTTCGCCGCGACGCGAGCCCGTGGACGATCCGACTGCAGCTGCCGGCCGCAAGTCTTGGCGACGAGCTCGCCTGGACGGTGCGCGAGGAGGACGGCGACCGGCACGAAGGCCGCTTGCAGCCGGCGAGCCTGCACTCGATCGAGCGCGTTTCGGTCGCAGGCTGCGACTACGTGGCCCTCGAATGGCGGCTCGCGTTCGAGCTGCCGTTCGGTTATCACCACGTGCGCGTACGCCACGGCGAGGCCGACAGCACCGAGATGCGCACCGATATGCTGCTCGCGGTCACGCCCGAGCGCTGCTATTGCCCGCCAGCCCTGCAAGGCGAGGGGCGAGTCTGGGGCGCGACCTGCCAGCTCTACGGCGTGCGTTCCGAGCGCAACTGGGGCATCGGCGACTTCACCGACCTGATGACGCTGGTGCAGCAATGGGGCACGCGCGGCGGCGGCGTGATCGGGCTCAATCCCCTGCACGCGCTCTATCCGCACAATCCCGCGCACGCGAGCCCGTACAGCCCTTCGAGCCGGTTGTTCAAGAACTGGATCTACATCGACGTCGAGGCGTGCGCGGATTTTCACGCCAGCGAGGAGGCGAGAGCGCTGGTGCGCAGCGCCGTCTTTCAGACGCGCCTGAAGAGCTTGCGCGAAGCCGAGCTGCTCGACTACCCAGCCGTCGCCGCGGCCAAGCGCCAAGTGCTCGATTTGCTCTACGCCTATTTTCGCAAGCACCATATCGAGCGCGGCACCGAGCACGCGCGCCGCTTTCGCGGCTTCCAGGCCGAAGGCGGCGAGGCGCTGCGCCGGCATGCGCTGTTCGATGCGCTGCAGGAGAGCCTCTCGCGCGAATCGACCGACGTCTGGGGCTGGCCGGTATGGCCGCAAGCGTTTCGCGATCCCGCCTCCGAAGCGGTTGCCGCGTTTTGCGCCGAACGCCTGGACCGGGTCGAGTTCTTCGAATACCTGCAATGGCAGGTCGACATCCAATACGGTGCGGCGGCCCGGCGTTCGTTCGAGCTCGGCTTGGGCGTGGGCATCTACGAAGACCTGGCCGTATCGATCGATCGCGGCGGAGCGGAAGCCTGGGCGAACCAGGACATCTACGCGACCACCGCCGGCGTCGGCGCACCCCCCGACGACTTCGCGCCCAACGGTCAGAACTGGGGCTTGCCGCCGATGATTCCGCACCGGCTCGAGGCCCGCGCCTACGAGCCGTTCATCGCGACGTTGCGCGCGAACATGCGCCACTCCGGGGCGCTGCGCATCGATCACGTGATGGGTCTGATGCGGCTATTCTGGGTGCCCCCCGACGGCAAGGCCGCCGAAGGCGCCTATGTGCGCTATCCGTTCGAGGATCTGCTCGGGCTGACCGCGCTGGAAAGCGAGCGCAACCGCTGCCTGGTGATCGGGGAAGACCTCGGCACGGTGCCGGACGAAGCGCGTGAGGCGCTCGCGCGCACGGGCGTGCTGTCCTATCGGCTGCTCTACTTCGAGCGCCAGCCGGGCGGCGAATTCAAGTCCCCGCGCGACTATCCCGCGCAGGCGATCGTCGCGGCGTCCACCCATGACCTGCCCACCCTGGCCGGCTGGTGGGAAGGACGCGACCTGAGCCTGCGCTCGCAGCTGGGGCTGTTTCCGAACGAGGCGATGCGCGAAGCGCAGATCGTCGGCCGGGCGCAGGACCGCGCCCGCCTGCTGCTCGCCTTGGAGCGCGAGAACCTGCTGCCCCAGGGGGTGGCGCCCGACCCGGTCGCCGTGCCGGCGATGACGCCGGCATTGAGCGCCGCCATCCACGCCTACCTCGCCGCGACGCCGGCCAAGGTCATGGTGCTGCAGCTCGAGGACGTGGCGGGAAGCGCCGATCAGGCGAACCTGCCCGGGACCACCGACCAGTATCCGAATTGGCGGCGGAAGCTCCCGCTGGAGCTCGAGCGCTTTCTGGACGAGGAGCGCTTCGTGCGCAGCGCCCAGACGCTGGCAACCGTGCGGCCCCGCAGCCACGTGCTCGCGCAACCGCGGCCGCAGGGCGCGCAGGCCGTGATCCCGCGCTGCACCTACCGGCTGCAGCTGCATCGCGAGTTCGACTTCTCCCGCGCCACCGCGCTCATCCCGTATCTCGCCGCACTGGGCGTGAGCCACGTCTACTGCTCGCCGTACCTGCGCGCACGCGCCGGCAGCCAGCACGGCTACGACATCATCGATCACGCCGCGCTCAACCCGGAGATCGGCAATCGCGACGACTTCGAGCACTTCGTGGCCGAGTTGAAGCGCCACGGCATGGGCCAGATTCTCGACATGGTGCCCAACCACATGGGCGTCATGGGGCGCGACAACGCCTGGTGGATGGATCTGCTCGAGAACGGACCGGCCTCGGCCTATGCCGACTATTTCGACGTCGACTGGCGCCCGATCGACCCCGAGTTCGCCAATCGCATCGTGCTGCCGGTGCTGGGCGATCATTACGGCGCCGTGCTCGAGCGCGCGGAGCTGCGCCTGGAGTTCGAGCCGGCAGCGGGCTCGTTCGCGGTGTTCTACTACGAGCACCGCTTTCCCATCGATCCGCGCGAGTATCCGCGCATCCTCGACCGTGCGGTGCGAAGCCTCGGCTCGGGCGAGCTCGACCCGGATGCGCAGGCGGGGCTGGAAAGCCTGATCGCCTCGCTCCATCACCTGCCGGCGCGGGAAGCGACCGAGCCCGAGGCGATCGCCGAGCGCACGCGCGACAAGGAAGTGCACAAGCGCCGGCTTGGCCGCATGGTCGCCAGCCAGCCCGTGCTGGGCGAGGCGATCGAGCGCAGCGTGCGCTTCATCAACGGCGCCAACAGCGAGCCCGACCGCTTTCGCGCCCTGCACGAGCTGCTCGACGCGCAGGCCTATCGCCTTGCCTACTGGCGGGTGGCGGGCGACGACATCAACTACCGCCGCTTCTTCGACATCAACGACCTGGCGGCGCTGCGCATGGAGAACGATGCCGCGTTCGAGGCGACCCACCGCTTCGTGCTGGAGCTGGCGGCGGCGGGCCAGGTGGATGGGCTGCGCATCGATCACCCCGACGGGCTGTTCGAGCCGGCGCGCTATTTTCGCAAGCTGCAGGAGCGCTACATCCAGCTCGCGTTCGCGGCCGGCTCAGCGCCGCCGCCCGATGCTGCCGCCCGCCCCCTCTACGTGGTGGTGGAAAAGATCATCGCCCCGCACGAGCATCTGCCCGAATCCTGGCCGGTGTACGGAACGACCGGCTACCGCTTCGCCAACGTCGTCAACGGCGTCTTCGTCGATACCGAGGCGCGAGAGCGCGTCCATCGCGCGTGGAAGGCGTTCGTCGGCGACGAGTCGGCGGCGTTCATCGAGGCCTGCTATCGCGGCAAGCGCATCGTGCTCACCAGCGCGCTCGCGGGCGAGCTGGCGGTGCTCTCGCGCCGGTTGCTGCACTTGGCGCGTGCCGACCGGCGAACCCGCGACTACACCGTCAACACGCTGCAGCGCGCGGTGACCGAGGTGATCGGCTACTTTCCGGTCTACCGCACCTACATCGCGGACTCGATCTCGAAGCAGGACCGGCGCTACATCGAATGGGCCATCGGGCGCGCGCGCGAGCACGGCCGCGGCGCGGACGCGAGCGTGTTCGACTTCCTGCGCTCGATCCTGCTGCAGCAATTGCCGACCGACGCGCCCGAAGCCCTCAAGGCCGAGTGCCGCGCCATCACCATGCGCTTCCAGCAGCTCACTTCGCCGGTCGCGGCCAAGGGCATCGAGGACACCGCCTTCTACAACTTCAACCGCCTGGTCTCGTTGAACGACGTCGGCGGCGATCCGGATCAGTTCGGCATGCGCGTGTCGGCCTTCCACGGCGCGAGCGCCGACCGCGCCGCCAAGTGGCCGCACACGCTGCTGGCCACGTCCACCCACGACAACAAGCGCTCGGAGGACGTGCGCGCGCGCATCGACGTCATCTCCGAGATGCCAGCGGCATGGCGGCTGCTGGTACGGCGCTGGAGCCGGCTCAACCGCGCCCGCAAACGCAACATCAACGGCGCGGTCGGGCCCAGCCGCAACGACGAATACCTGCTCTACCAGACGCTCATCGGCAGCTTTCCGGCGGACTGCACGGACGAGGCGCTCGCCGCGTATCGCGGCCGGATCGAGGGTTACATGGTGAAGGCGGCGCGCGAGGCCAAGGTGCGCACGAGCTGGCTCAACGTCAACGAGCCGTACGAAGCGGCGCTGATCGAATTCGTGCGCGGGCTGCTCGGGCGCAGCACAGGCAACCTTTTTCTCGACGACCTGGCGGCGCAGGCCCGGGCGTTCGCGTGGTACGGGGCACTCAACAGCCTGTCGATGGCGGTCATCAAGCTCACCTCCCCCGGGGTGCCGGACATCTTCCAGGGCAACGAGACGCTCGACTACAGCCTGGTCGATCCCGACAATCGCCGCCCGGTCGACTACGAGCATCGGCTGCGCATGCTGGCGGCGCTGCAGCGAATGAGCGCTAGAGCGGGCGAAAAATTGGGCGAGGCCGTGCGCGCGCTGGTCGAGTCCGCTTGGGACGGGCGCGCGAAGATGTGGGTCGTGCTGCGCTCGCTCGGCCTGCGGCGCAGCTCGCCCGAGCTTTTCAGCCACGGCGATTACCTTCCGGTCAAGCTGACCGGCGCGCGCGAACAGCATGCGCTTGCCTATGCACGCCGCCACGGCGAGAGCGGGATCCTGGTCGTTTGCGCGCGCATGTTCGCTTCACTCGGCGTCGATGTCGGCAGCGCGCCGGTCGGCGCAGCGCTGTGGCAGGATACGGTGGTGGATGCCAGCATGCTGCCCGCGGGCGCCGAGCTGACCGACCTCATCACCGGAGCGCGTTTCCAGGCCACCGACGGACGGCTCGACCTCGGGCGCGTCTTCGATTATTTTCCAGGGGCCATCCTGCACTACGACACGCAGGCTCGATAA